The DNA region GTCAGGAGACTGCGTTGATAACTGCCGCTGCGATAACCTCGGCGTCTGTCGCTGCGTTCTGATTTTACCGCCTGGAGTGTCTCGTTCATTTCTTCTTCGAGCATCTCCTGCATCAATTTCTGAACCAAGGGCCTCAGAAAATCTTCCTGCTCGGCAAGAATACTTTTCAACTGCGGCGTTGTGGTCTTATCTGGTCGTGGGGTCATGGTGTGACGATTAGGGGTTCTTGTTTTGTTAAAAACCTAATCAATCATCATGACCCTTTTTGCAGAAGCTTTGGCACACTACCCGGAATGTTGGTCAACCGCAGCCAGCAAATGAGCATCAGCGACGCCGTGGAGTCCACCTTCTCCGGTCTCGAGCCCTGCTCTCATTGTTGCGCCCTCGCCGCCGCAAAGGCCGACGCCGAACCCACATCCGGAGACGCTCCAAAGCGCTCGCGCACCCTTGACCTCACCCTCAAAACGGAGGCCCTGACCGCGTCCCCGCTAGGGCTACCGTCTCTCTCAACCCACGGTGCCACCATCGCGTCGCACCGTCTCCGTGACGACCACCAGCTCGTCTGGCTGCTCGATCAGTCGATCGACCACCCGCCCCGCGCCTAATCCCGGCAAGCGCACGCCGATCAAGTCTGCCCGCGCAGCGCTGCGGGGACGGCATTCCTACCGTCATCGGTTGGCTCCGTCCTTCGTGGCCCATCGATCATCTCCACTCGGGGTCTTCCACAAATCCCGGGAAGGATCCTCACGCAAAGACCCAAAGCTCCCAAAGGGCGATCTGGTCTTGCGATAGGGAAGGGCACACCGATCACGTCTGCCCGGTTGCGTTCACGCAATCGGAGCACGACCACGAGCGGCGCACCATGCCCGCGCAGCGCTGGAGAGACGGCATTCCTAGCGTCATCGGTTGGTTCCTTCCTTCGTGGCCCATCGATCAACTCCACTCGGGGTCTTTCACAGATCCTGGGAAGGATCCTCACGCAAAGACCCAAAGCTCCCAAAGGGCGATCTGGTCTTGCGATAGGGAAGGGCGCGTCTATCACGTCGGCCCGGTTGCGTTCACGGAATCGGAGCTCGACCACGAGCGCCGCGCCATGCCCACCGACCATTCCCCGCGGGGCAACGACACTCCTGTCGTTGCCCCGCGGCTCCGTCTGCCCACCGCGGCAGCCGGTCCCACCTCAATTCAAAACCCACCGCCGGGGCAATCCCCCGGCACCCAATCCACGCGGGCACTGCCCGCACGAAAATCACTACCAGCATCAAGCTACACACCACTATGAAACTTACCATCACGGCAGCAGCCGCACTCACCCTCGTTCCAGCCATTGCCGGCACGCCATCCGCCAAGTCCACCACCTGCGCCTGCGCGTCGGTCGCTCAGCCGGACCCACTGGCCCACGCCCCGGCCGGCATCATGCCAGACCACGCGCACGCCAAGGGCGAGTGGATGGTGGGCTACCACCTCATGCGCATGGAAATGGGCGGCCACCGGCAGGGCACCAACGACCTCACCACGGCGCAAGTCTTCGAACTCGGCTTCCAGGCCGCCGCGGAATCGATGACCATGGACATGCACATGCTCGAACTCATGTACGCCCCCACCGATTGGCTCACGCTGATGGTGATGGCGAACTACATCCAAAACGACATGACCATGAGCATGCGCGGCAGCCATGGCGGACACGGCATGATGGGTGCCATGCCCGCGATGCAGCCATCCCAGCACAGCCACACCACCGAAGGCTGGGGCGACACCAGCCTCACCGCCATCATCCCATTGCTGCCCGCCTCGGAGCGCACGTCGCTGACCGCCGGGCTCGGCATCTCCGCCCCCACCGGCGATGTCGGGATCATGAGCAATGGCATGTTCACCCACTACGACATGCAGCTCGGATCCGGCACCTGGGACTTGCTGCCTAGCCTCACTTGGAAACACAACCTCAACCGCTTCCAACTCGGCGCCCAGATCGACGCCACCCTCCGCCTCGAAGACGCCAACGACAGCGGCTACCGCAAAGGCCACCGCATCGGCAGCGTCACCTGGGTCGGTGCCCGCG from Sulfuriroseicoccus oceanibius includes:
- a CDS encoding transporter; amino-acid sequence: MKLTITAAAALTLVPAIAGTPSAKSTTCACASVAQPDPLAHAPAGIMPDHAHAKGEWMVGYHLMRMEMGGHRQGTNDLTTAQVFELGFQAAAESMTMDMHMLELMYAPTDWLTLMVMANYIQNDMTMSMRGSHGGHGMMGAMPAMQPSQHSHTTEGWGDTSLTAIIPLLPASERTSLTAGLGISAPTGDVGIMSNGMFTHYDMQLGSGTWDLLPSLTWKHNLNRFQLGAQIDATLRLEDANDSGYRKGHRIGSVTWVGARVTDWLAVHTTLSASTEGEIEGHYNGPHRHSAPNDFQANYGGDLIEAGGGATILTPCQWGLLGNHTLGIRATTPVYQDLNGIGMTTDWTLNVSWQKSF